In Labrus bergylta chromosome 11, fLabBer1.1, whole genome shotgun sequence, one genomic interval encodes:
- the picalmb gene encoding phosphatidylinositol binding clathrin assembly protein b isoform X2: MSGQSITDRITAAQHSVTGSAVSKTVCKATTHEVMGPKKKHLDYLIHCTNEMNVNIPQLADSLFERTTNTSWVVVFKSLITTHHLMVYGNERFVQYLASRNTLFNLSNFLDKSGLQGYDMSTFIRRYSRYLNEKAVSYRQVAFDFTKVKRGVDGVMRTMNTEKLLKTIPIIQNQMDALLDFNVNANELTNGVINAAFMLLFKDSIRLFAAYNEGIINLLEKYFDMKKTQCKEGLDIYKKFLTRMTRISEFLKVAEQVGIDRGDIPDLSQFTVCAPSSLLEALEQHLASLEGKKVKDSTAASRASTLSNAVSSLASTGMSFTKVDEREKQAALEEEQARLKALKRLKELSKRPSFATTDTSPISTTGGTISTAPAIDLFSTPSCSNGAVKIESDLFDLQSTFQPSMQSGSTGLPVATAWADPFTSAEAGDDSMPNLNPFLSKLVVDATHLPVVSSDGVSFPSRTSGHEMFGDRYNPFTDTNSSVSTNYKRTVRIEHSISDSFCGPVSIAQHLPHQAPYPTEPSTVAGLFRGYSTPQGPPQQSAGGLQVDFESVFGAKATGSNSLNSDDITGSILKPTLAGSNLQPGQLPDKLVSDDLDSSLANLVGNLGIGNGTMKNDIHWSQPGEKRMTGGTNWQPKAAPSTTWNPVSMPPSIMAFPATTPTGMMGYGMPPQMGSMGMMNPPTMMYSQPVMRPPNPFGSVSSAQVGAPQSDCSTTLLHNEPSAASSPSSQSPLRAPGQDPFAHLSLKDFL; this comes from the exons ATGTCGGGCCAGAGCATTACAGACCGGATCACCGCAGCCCAGCACAGTGTAACGGGATCCGCCGTGTCCAAAACAGTGTGCAAGGCCACCACGCACGAAGTCATGGGCccgaaaaagaaacatttggaCT ATTTAATCCACTGTACCAACGAGATGAACGTCAACATTCCCCAACTGGCCGACTCGCTGTTTGAGCGGACGACCAACACCAGCTGGGTGGTTGTGTTTAAGTCTCTCATCACGACACACCACCTCATGGTCTACGGCAACGAG cGTTTTGTTCAGTACTTGGCTTCAAGGAATACACTTTTCAACCTCAGTAATTTTTTGGACAAAAGTGGGCTACAAG GCTACGACATGTCCACGTTTATCAGGAGATACAGTCGATACCTGAATGAGAAAGCTGTTTCATACAGACAGGTGGCTTTTGACTTCACAAAAGTTAAACGAGG CGTGGACGGCGTAATGAGGACCATGAATACAGAGAAGCTGCTGAAGACCATCCCCATCATTCAGAACCAGATGGATGCCCTCCTCGATTTCAAT GTCAATGCCAACGAGCTGACTAATGGAGTCATCAATGCAGCCTTCATGCTCCTCTTCAAAGACTCCATCAGGCTGTTTGCTGCTTATAATGAAGGCATTATTAACCTGCTCG AGAAATACTTTGACATGAAGAAGACTCAGTGTAAAGAAGGTTTGGACATTTATAAGAAGTTTCTCACCCGAATGACTCGGATATCGGAGTTCCTCAAAGTAGCAGAA CAAGTGGGCATCGATCGAGGAGACATTCCAGACCTTTCTCAG TTCACAGTTTGT GCTCCCAGCAGCCTTCTGGAAGCTCTGGAGCAGCACTTGGCCTCTTTAGAGGGCAAGAAGGTCAAAGACTCCACCGCAGCCAGCAG ggCCAGCACTCTGTCAAATGCCGTGTCATCGCTGGCCAGCACGGGGATGTCCTTCACTAAAGTAGACGAGCGGGAGAAGCAGGCAGCTCTGGAAGAGGAGCAGGCTCGACTCAAAGCGCTGAAG AGGCTCAAGGAACTCTCTAAGAGGCCCTCCTTCGCCACCACCGACACATCACCAATCTCCACCACCGGGGGCACCATCAGCACAGCACCAGCCATCGACCTCTTCTCCACACCCAGCTGCTCTAACGG GGCAGTGAAGATTGAGAGCGACCTCTTTGACCTGCAGTCGACTTTCCAGCCCTCCATGCAGTCAGGCTCGACAGGGCTTCCAGTGGCAACAGCATGGGCAG ATCCTTTCACCTCTGCTGAAGCTGGAGACGATTCCATGCCAAACCTTAACCCTTTCCTCTCAAAACTCGTTGTCGATGCCACTCACTTACCTGTCGTGTCTTCAGACGGTGTTAGCTTTCCCTCTAGGACATCTGGTCATGAAATGTTTGGTG ATCGTTACAATCCCTTTACTGACACAAACTCATCAGTATCAACCAATTACAAACGCACAGTGCGGATAGAACACTCCATCTCAG ACTCCTTCTGTGGTCCAGTGTCCATTGCCCAGCACCTCCCACACCAGGCTCCTTACCCCACTGAGCCCTCTACTGTAGCAGGTCTATTCAGAG GATACTCAACGCCACAGGGCCCTCCTCAGCAGTCTGCAGGGGGACTCCAGGTGGACTTTGAGTCTGTTTTTGGAGCCAAAGCCACAGGCAGCAACAGCCTCAATTCTGATG ATATAACTGGGAGTATCTTAAAACCTACTCTAGCCGGCTCCAACCTGCAGCCTGGCCAGCTTCCAGACAAGCTGGTTTCAGATGACCTTGACTCTTCCCTGGCTAACCTTGTCGGCA ACCTGGGTATTGGGAATGGCACGATGAAGAA TGACATCCACTGGAGCCAGCCGGGGGAGAAAAGGATGACTGGTGGCACCAACTGGCAGCCCAAAGCGGCCCCGTCCACGACCTGGAACCCCGTATCCATG CCTCCTTCAATCATGGCCTTCCCTGCCACCACACCCACAGGCATGATGGGATACGGCATG CCTCCACAAATGGGCTCTATGGGGATGATGAATCCGCCCACCATGATGTACTCGCAGCCTGTGATGAGGCCACCCAACCCTTTCGGCTCTGTGTCGAGCGCTCAGGTGGGTGCACCGCAGTCTGACTGCTCCACCACGCTGCTGCACAATGAA CCCTCCGCAGCCTCTAGTCCTTCCAGCCAGAGTCCTCTCCGAGCCCCTGGACAGGACCCGTTTGCACACCTCTCTCTCAAGGATTTCTTGTAG
- the picalmb gene encoding phosphatidylinositol binding clathrin assembly protein b isoform X9 — protein sequence MSGQSITDRITAAQHSVTGSAVSKTVCKATTHEVMGPKKKHLDYLIHCTNEMNVNIPQLADSLFERTTNTSWVVVFKSLITTHHLMVYGNERFVQYLASRNTLFNLSNFLDKSGLQGYDMSTFIRRYSRYLNEKAVSYRQVAFDFTKVKRGVDGVMRTMNTEKLLKTIPIIQNQMDALLDFNVNANELTNGVINAAFMLLFKDSIRLFAAYNEGIINLLEKYFDMKKTQCKEGLDIYKKFLTRMTRISEFLKVAEQVGIDRGDIPDLSQFTVCAPSSLLEALEQHLASLEGKKVKDSTAASRASTLSNAVSSLASTGMSFTKVDEREKQAALEEEQARLKALKEQRLKELSKRPSFATTDTSPISTTGGTISTAPAIDLFSTPSCSNGAVKIESDLFDLQSTFQPSMQSGSTGLPVATAWADPFTSAEAGDDSMPNLNPFLSKLVVDATHLPVVSSDGVSFPSRTSGHEMFGDRYNPFTDTNSSVSTNYKRTVRIEHSISDSFCGPVSIAQHLPHQAPYPTEPSTVAGLFRGYSTPQGPPQQSAGGLQVDFESVFGAKATGSNSLNSDDLGIGNGTMKNDIHWSQPGEKRMTGGTNWQPKAAPSTTWNPVSMPPSIMAFPATTPTGMMGYGMPPQMGSMGMMNPPTMMYSQPVMRPPNPFGSVSSAQVGAPQSDCSTTLLHNEPSAASSPSSQSPLRAPGQDPFAHLSLKDFL from the exons ATGTCGGGCCAGAGCATTACAGACCGGATCACCGCAGCCCAGCACAGTGTAACGGGATCCGCCGTGTCCAAAACAGTGTGCAAGGCCACCACGCACGAAGTCATGGGCccgaaaaagaaacatttggaCT ATTTAATCCACTGTACCAACGAGATGAACGTCAACATTCCCCAACTGGCCGACTCGCTGTTTGAGCGGACGACCAACACCAGCTGGGTGGTTGTGTTTAAGTCTCTCATCACGACACACCACCTCATGGTCTACGGCAACGAG cGTTTTGTTCAGTACTTGGCTTCAAGGAATACACTTTTCAACCTCAGTAATTTTTTGGACAAAAGTGGGCTACAAG GCTACGACATGTCCACGTTTATCAGGAGATACAGTCGATACCTGAATGAGAAAGCTGTTTCATACAGACAGGTGGCTTTTGACTTCACAAAAGTTAAACGAGG CGTGGACGGCGTAATGAGGACCATGAATACAGAGAAGCTGCTGAAGACCATCCCCATCATTCAGAACCAGATGGATGCCCTCCTCGATTTCAAT GTCAATGCCAACGAGCTGACTAATGGAGTCATCAATGCAGCCTTCATGCTCCTCTTCAAAGACTCCATCAGGCTGTTTGCTGCTTATAATGAAGGCATTATTAACCTGCTCG AGAAATACTTTGACATGAAGAAGACTCAGTGTAAAGAAGGTTTGGACATTTATAAGAAGTTTCTCACCCGAATGACTCGGATATCGGAGTTCCTCAAAGTAGCAGAA CAAGTGGGCATCGATCGAGGAGACATTCCAGACCTTTCTCAG TTCACAGTTTGT GCTCCCAGCAGCCTTCTGGAAGCTCTGGAGCAGCACTTGGCCTCTTTAGAGGGCAAGAAGGTCAAAGACTCCACCGCAGCCAGCAG ggCCAGCACTCTGTCAAATGCCGTGTCATCGCTGGCCAGCACGGGGATGTCCTTCACTAAAGTAGACGAGCGGGAGAAGCAGGCAGCTCTGGAAGAGGAGCAGGCTCGACTCAAAGCGCTGAAG GAACAGAGGCTCAAGGAACTCTCTAAGAGGCCCTCCTTCGCCACCACCGACACATCACCAATCTCCACCACCGGGGGCACCATCAGCACAGCACCAGCCATCGACCTCTTCTCCACACCCAGCTGCTCTAACGG GGCAGTGAAGATTGAGAGCGACCTCTTTGACCTGCAGTCGACTTTCCAGCCCTCCATGCAGTCAGGCTCGACAGGGCTTCCAGTGGCAACAGCATGGGCAG ATCCTTTCACCTCTGCTGAAGCTGGAGACGATTCCATGCCAAACCTTAACCCTTTCCTCTCAAAACTCGTTGTCGATGCCACTCACTTACCTGTCGTGTCTTCAGACGGTGTTAGCTTTCCCTCTAGGACATCTGGTCATGAAATGTTTGGTG ATCGTTACAATCCCTTTACTGACACAAACTCATCAGTATCAACCAATTACAAACGCACAGTGCGGATAGAACACTCCATCTCAG ACTCCTTCTGTGGTCCAGTGTCCATTGCCCAGCACCTCCCACACCAGGCTCCTTACCCCACTGAGCCCTCTACTGTAGCAGGTCTATTCAGAG GATACTCAACGCCACAGGGCCCTCCTCAGCAGTCTGCAGGGGGACTCCAGGTGGACTTTGAGTCTGTTTTTGGAGCCAAAGCCACAGGCAGCAACAGCCTCAATTCTGATG ACCTGGGTATTGGGAATGGCACGATGAAGAA TGACATCCACTGGAGCCAGCCGGGGGAGAAAAGGATGACTGGTGGCACCAACTGGCAGCCCAAAGCGGCCCCGTCCACGACCTGGAACCCCGTATCCATG CCTCCTTCAATCATGGCCTTCCCTGCCACCACACCCACAGGCATGATGGGATACGGCATG CCTCCACAAATGGGCTCTATGGGGATGATGAATCCGCCCACCATGATGTACTCGCAGCCTGTGATGAGGCCACCCAACCCTTTCGGCTCTGTGTCGAGCGCTCAGGTGGGTGCACCGCAGTCTGACTGCTCCACCACGCTGCTGCACAATGAA CCCTCCGCAGCCTCTAGTCCTTCCAGCCAGAGTCCTCTCCGAGCCCCTGGACAGGACCCGTTTGCACACCTCTCTCTCAAGGATTTCTTGTAG
- the picalmb gene encoding phosphatidylinositol binding clathrin assembly protein b isoform X14, with product MSGQSITDRITAAQHSVTGSAVSKTVCKATTHEVMGPKKKHLDYLIHCTNEMNVNIPQLADSLFERTTNTSWVVVFKSLITTHHLMVYGNERFVQYLASRNTLFNLSNFLDKSGLQGYDMSTFIRRYSRYLNEKAVSYRQVAFDFTKVKRGVDGVMRTMNTEKLLKTIPIIQNQMDALLDFNVNANELTNGVINAAFMLLFKDSIRLFAAYNEGIINLLEKYFDMKKTQCKEGLDIYKKFLTRMTRISEFLKVAEQVGIDRGDIPDLSQFTVCAPSSLLEALEQHLASLEGKKVKDSTAASRASTLSNAVSSLASTGMSFTKVDEREKQAALEEEQARLKALKEQRLKELSKRPSFATTDTSPISTTGGTISTAPAIDLFSTPSCSNGAVKIESDLFDLQSTFQPSMQSGSTGLPVATAWAGYSTPQGPPQQSAGGLQVDFESVFGAKATGSNSLNSDDITGSILKPTLAGSNLQPGQLPDKLVSDDLDSSLANLVGNLGIGNGTMKNDIHWSQPGEKRMTGGTNWQPKAAPSTTWNPVSMPPSIMAFPATTPTGMMGYGMPPQMGSMGMMNPPTMMYSQPVMRPPNPFGSVSSAQVGAPQSDCSTTLLHNEPSAASSPSSQSPLRAPGQDPFAHLSLKDFL from the exons ATGTCGGGCCAGAGCATTACAGACCGGATCACCGCAGCCCAGCACAGTGTAACGGGATCCGCCGTGTCCAAAACAGTGTGCAAGGCCACCACGCACGAAGTCATGGGCccgaaaaagaaacatttggaCT ATTTAATCCACTGTACCAACGAGATGAACGTCAACATTCCCCAACTGGCCGACTCGCTGTTTGAGCGGACGACCAACACCAGCTGGGTGGTTGTGTTTAAGTCTCTCATCACGACACACCACCTCATGGTCTACGGCAACGAG cGTTTTGTTCAGTACTTGGCTTCAAGGAATACACTTTTCAACCTCAGTAATTTTTTGGACAAAAGTGGGCTACAAG GCTACGACATGTCCACGTTTATCAGGAGATACAGTCGATACCTGAATGAGAAAGCTGTTTCATACAGACAGGTGGCTTTTGACTTCACAAAAGTTAAACGAGG CGTGGACGGCGTAATGAGGACCATGAATACAGAGAAGCTGCTGAAGACCATCCCCATCATTCAGAACCAGATGGATGCCCTCCTCGATTTCAAT GTCAATGCCAACGAGCTGACTAATGGAGTCATCAATGCAGCCTTCATGCTCCTCTTCAAAGACTCCATCAGGCTGTTTGCTGCTTATAATGAAGGCATTATTAACCTGCTCG AGAAATACTTTGACATGAAGAAGACTCAGTGTAAAGAAGGTTTGGACATTTATAAGAAGTTTCTCACCCGAATGACTCGGATATCGGAGTTCCTCAAAGTAGCAGAA CAAGTGGGCATCGATCGAGGAGACATTCCAGACCTTTCTCAG TTCACAGTTTGT GCTCCCAGCAGCCTTCTGGAAGCTCTGGAGCAGCACTTGGCCTCTTTAGAGGGCAAGAAGGTCAAAGACTCCACCGCAGCCAGCAG ggCCAGCACTCTGTCAAATGCCGTGTCATCGCTGGCCAGCACGGGGATGTCCTTCACTAAAGTAGACGAGCGGGAGAAGCAGGCAGCTCTGGAAGAGGAGCAGGCTCGACTCAAAGCGCTGAAG GAACAGAGGCTCAAGGAACTCTCTAAGAGGCCCTCCTTCGCCACCACCGACACATCACCAATCTCCACCACCGGGGGCACCATCAGCACAGCACCAGCCATCGACCTCTTCTCCACACCCAGCTGCTCTAACGG GGCAGTGAAGATTGAGAGCGACCTCTTTGACCTGCAGTCGACTTTCCAGCCCTCCATGCAGTCAGGCTCGACAGGGCTTCCAGTGGCAACAGCATGGGCAG GATACTCAACGCCACAGGGCCCTCCTCAGCAGTCTGCAGGGGGACTCCAGGTGGACTTTGAGTCTGTTTTTGGAGCCAAAGCCACAGGCAGCAACAGCCTCAATTCTGATG ATATAACTGGGAGTATCTTAAAACCTACTCTAGCCGGCTCCAACCTGCAGCCTGGCCAGCTTCCAGACAAGCTGGTTTCAGATGACCTTGACTCTTCCCTGGCTAACCTTGTCGGCA ACCTGGGTATTGGGAATGGCACGATGAAGAA TGACATCCACTGGAGCCAGCCGGGGGAGAAAAGGATGACTGGTGGCACCAACTGGCAGCCCAAAGCGGCCCCGTCCACGACCTGGAACCCCGTATCCATG CCTCCTTCAATCATGGCCTTCCCTGCCACCACACCCACAGGCATGATGGGATACGGCATG CCTCCACAAATGGGCTCTATGGGGATGATGAATCCGCCCACCATGATGTACTCGCAGCCTGTGATGAGGCCACCCAACCCTTTCGGCTCTGTGTCGAGCGCTCAGGTGGGTGCACCGCAGTCTGACTGCTCCACCACGCTGCTGCACAATGAA CCCTCCGCAGCCTCTAGTCCTTCCAGCCAGAGTCCTCTCCGAGCCCCTGGACAGGACCCGTTTGCACACCTCTCTCTCAAGGATTTCTTGTAG
- the picalmb gene encoding phosphatidylinositol binding clathrin assembly protein b isoform X5, whose product MSGQSITDRITAAQHSVTGSAVSKTVCKATTHEVMGPKKKHLDYLIHCTNEMNVNIPQLADSLFERTTNTSWVVVFKSLITTHHLMVYGNERFVQYLASRNTLFNLSNFLDKSGLQGYDMSTFIRRYSRYLNEKAVSYRQVAFDFTKVKRGVDGVMRTMNTEKLLKTIPIIQNQMDALLDFNVNANELTNGVINAAFMLLFKDSIRLFAAYNEGIINLLEKYFDMKKTQCKEGLDIYKKFLTRMTRISEFLKVAEQVGIDRGDIPDLSQFTVCAPSSLLEALEQHLASLEGKKVKDSTAASRASTLSNAVSSLASTGMSFTKVDEREKQAALEEEQARLKALKEQRLKELSKRPSFATTDTSPISTTGGTISTAPAIDLFSTPSCSNGAVKIESDLFDLQSTFQPSMQSGSTGLPVATAWADPFTSAEAGDDSMPNLNPFLSKLVVDATHLPVVSSDGVSFPSRTSGHEMFGDRYNPFTDTNSSVSTNYKRTVRIEHSISDSFCGPVSIAQHLPHQAPYPTEPSTVAGLFRGYSTPQGPPQQSAGGLQVDFESVFGAKATGSNSLNSDDITGSILKPTLAGSNLQPGQLPDKLVSDDLDSSLANLVGNLGIGNGTMKNDIHWSQPGEKRMTGGTNWQPKAAPSTTWNPVSMPPSIMAFPATTPTGMMGYGMPPQMGSMGMMNPPTMMYSQPVMRPPNPFGSVSSAQPSAASSPSSQSPLRAPGQDPFAHLSLKDFL is encoded by the exons ATGTCGGGCCAGAGCATTACAGACCGGATCACCGCAGCCCAGCACAGTGTAACGGGATCCGCCGTGTCCAAAACAGTGTGCAAGGCCACCACGCACGAAGTCATGGGCccgaaaaagaaacatttggaCT ATTTAATCCACTGTACCAACGAGATGAACGTCAACATTCCCCAACTGGCCGACTCGCTGTTTGAGCGGACGACCAACACCAGCTGGGTGGTTGTGTTTAAGTCTCTCATCACGACACACCACCTCATGGTCTACGGCAACGAG cGTTTTGTTCAGTACTTGGCTTCAAGGAATACACTTTTCAACCTCAGTAATTTTTTGGACAAAAGTGGGCTACAAG GCTACGACATGTCCACGTTTATCAGGAGATACAGTCGATACCTGAATGAGAAAGCTGTTTCATACAGACAGGTGGCTTTTGACTTCACAAAAGTTAAACGAGG CGTGGACGGCGTAATGAGGACCATGAATACAGAGAAGCTGCTGAAGACCATCCCCATCATTCAGAACCAGATGGATGCCCTCCTCGATTTCAAT GTCAATGCCAACGAGCTGACTAATGGAGTCATCAATGCAGCCTTCATGCTCCTCTTCAAAGACTCCATCAGGCTGTTTGCTGCTTATAATGAAGGCATTATTAACCTGCTCG AGAAATACTTTGACATGAAGAAGACTCAGTGTAAAGAAGGTTTGGACATTTATAAGAAGTTTCTCACCCGAATGACTCGGATATCGGAGTTCCTCAAAGTAGCAGAA CAAGTGGGCATCGATCGAGGAGACATTCCAGACCTTTCTCAG TTCACAGTTTGT GCTCCCAGCAGCCTTCTGGAAGCTCTGGAGCAGCACTTGGCCTCTTTAGAGGGCAAGAAGGTCAAAGACTCCACCGCAGCCAGCAG ggCCAGCACTCTGTCAAATGCCGTGTCATCGCTGGCCAGCACGGGGATGTCCTTCACTAAAGTAGACGAGCGGGAGAAGCAGGCAGCTCTGGAAGAGGAGCAGGCTCGACTCAAAGCGCTGAAG GAACAGAGGCTCAAGGAACTCTCTAAGAGGCCCTCCTTCGCCACCACCGACACATCACCAATCTCCACCACCGGGGGCACCATCAGCACAGCACCAGCCATCGACCTCTTCTCCACACCCAGCTGCTCTAACGG GGCAGTGAAGATTGAGAGCGACCTCTTTGACCTGCAGTCGACTTTCCAGCCCTCCATGCAGTCAGGCTCGACAGGGCTTCCAGTGGCAACAGCATGGGCAG ATCCTTTCACCTCTGCTGAAGCTGGAGACGATTCCATGCCAAACCTTAACCCTTTCCTCTCAAAACTCGTTGTCGATGCCACTCACTTACCTGTCGTGTCTTCAGACGGTGTTAGCTTTCCCTCTAGGACATCTGGTCATGAAATGTTTGGTG ATCGTTACAATCCCTTTACTGACACAAACTCATCAGTATCAACCAATTACAAACGCACAGTGCGGATAGAACACTCCATCTCAG ACTCCTTCTGTGGTCCAGTGTCCATTGCCCAGCACCTCCCACACCAGGCTCCTTACCCCACTGAGCCCTCTACTGTAGCAGGTCTATTCAGAG GATACTCAACGCCACAGGGCCCTCCTCAGCAGTCTGCAGGGGGACTCCAGGTGGACTTTGAGTCTGTTTTTGGAGCCAAAGCCACAGGCAGCAACAGCCTCAATTCTGATG ATATAACTGGGAGTATCTTAAAACCTACTCTAGCCGGCTCCAACCTGCAGCCTGGCCAGCTTCCAGACAAGCTGGTTTCAGATGACCTTGACTCTTCCCTGGCTAACCTTGTCGGCA ACCTGGGTATTGGGAATGGCACGATGAAGAA TGACATCCACTGGAGCCAGCCGGGGGAGAAAAGGATGACTGGTGGCACCAACTGGCAGCCCAAAGCGGCCCCGTCCACGACCTGGAACCCCGTATCCATG CCTCCTTCAATCATGGCCTTCCCTGCCACCACACCCACAGGCATGATGGGATACGGCATG CCTCCACAAATGGGCTCTATGGGGATGATGAATCCGCCCACCATGATGTACTCGCAGCCTGTGATGAGGCCACCCAACCCTTTCGGCTCTGTGTCGAGCGCTCAG CCCTCCGCAGCCTCTAGTCCTTCCAGCCAGAGTCCTCTCCGAGCCCCTGGACAGGACCCGTTTGCACACCTCTCTCTCAAGGATTTCTTGTAG
- the picalmb gene encoding phosphatidylinositol binding clathrin assembly protein b isoform X16: MSGQSITDRITAAQHSVTGSAVSKTVCKATTHEVMGPKKKHLDYLIHCTNEMNVNIPQLADSLFERTTNTSWVVVFKSLITTHHLMVYGNERFVQYLASRNTLFNLSNFLDKSGLQGYDMSTFIRRYSRYLNEKAVSYRQVAFDFTKVKRGVDGVMRTMNTEKLLKTIPIIQNQMDALLDFNVNANELTNGVINAAFMLLFKDSIRLFAAYNEGIINLLEKYFDMKKTQCKEGLDIYKKFLTRMTRISEFLKVAEQVGIDRGDIPDLSQFTVCAPSSLLEALEQHLASLEGKKVKDSTAASRASTLSNAVSSLASTGMSFTKVDEREKQAALEEEQARLKALKEQRLKELSKRPSFATTDTSPISTTGGTISTAPAIDLFSTPSCSNGAVKIESDLFDLQSTFQPSMQSGSTGLPVATAWAGYSTPQGPPQQSAGGLQVDFESVFGAKATGSNSLNSDDLGIGNGTMKNDIHWSQPGEKRMTGGTNWQPKAAPSTTWNPVSMPPSIMAFPATTPTGMMGYGMPPQMGSMGMMNPPTMMYSQPVMRPPNPFGSVSSAQVGAPQSDCSTTLLHNEPSAASSPSSQSPLRAPGQDPFAHLSLKDFL, encoded by the exons ATGTCGGGCCAGAGCATTACAGACCGGATCACCGCAGCCCAGCACAGTGTAACGGGATCCGCCGTGTCCAAAACAGTGTGCAAGGCCACCACGCACGAAGTCATGGGCccgaaaaagaaacatttggaCT ATTTAATCCACTGTACCAACGAGATGAACGTCAACATTCCCCAACTGGCCGACTCGCTGTTTGAGCGGACGACCAACACCAGCTGGGTGGTTGTGTTTAAGTCTCTCATCACGACACACCACCTCATGGTCTACGGCAACGAG cGTTTTGTTCAGTACTTGGCTTCAAGGAATACACTTTTCAACCTCAGTAATTTTTTGGACAAAAGTGGGCTACAAG GCTACGACATGTCCACGTTTATCAGGAGATACAGTCGATACCTGAATGAGAAAGCTGTTTCATACAGACAGGTGGCTTTTGACTTCACAAAAGTTAAACGAGG CGTGGACGGCGTAATGAGGACCATGAATACAGAGAAGCTGCTGAAGACCATCCCCATCATTCAGAACCAGATGGATGCCCTCCTCGATTTCAAT GTCAATGCCAACGAGCTGACTAATGGAGTCATCAATGCAGCCTTCATGCTCCTCTTCAAAGACTCCATCAGGCTGTTTGCTGCTTATAATGAAGGCATTATTAACCTGCTCG AGAAATACTTTGACATGAAGAAGACTCAGTGTAAAGAAGGTTTGGACATTTATAAGAAGTTTCTCACCCGAATGACTCGGATATCGGAGTTCCTCAAAGTAGCAGAA CAAGTGGGCATCGATCGAGGAGACATTCCAGACCTTTCTCAG TTCACAGTTTGT GCTCCCAGCAGCCTTCTGGAAGCTCTGGAGCAGCACTTGGCCTCTTTAGAGGGCAAGAAGGTCAAAGACTCCACCGCAGCCAGCAG ggCCAGCACTCTGTCAAATGCCGTGTCATCGCTGGCCAGCACGGGGATGTCCTTCACTAAAGTAGACGAGCGGGAGAAGCAGGCAGCTCTGGAAGAGGAGCAGGCTCGACTCAAAGCGCTGAAG GAACAGAGGCTCAAGGAACTCTCTAAGAGGCCCTCCTTCGCCACCACCGACACATCACCAATCTCCACCACCGGGGGCACCATCAGCACAGCACCAGCCATCGACCTCTTCTCCACACCCAGCTGCTCTAACGG GGCAGTGAAGATTGAGAGCGACCTCTTTGACCTGCAGTCGACTTTCCAGCCCTCCATGCAGTCAGGCTCGACAGGGCTTCCAGTGGCAACAGCATGGGCAG GATACTCAACGCCACAGGGCCCTCCTCAGCAGTCTGCAGGGGGACTCCAGGTGGACTTTGAGTCTGTTTTTGGAGCCAAAGCCACAGGCAGCAACAGCCTCAATTCTGATG ACCTGGGTATTGGGAATGGCACGATGAAGAA TGACATCCACTGGAGCCAGCCGGGGGAGAAAAGGATGACTGGTGGCACCAACTGGCAGCCCAAAGCGGCCCCGTCCACGACCTGGAACCCCGTATCCATG CCTCCTTCAATCATGGCCTTCCCTGCCACCACACCCACAGGCATGATGGGATACGGCATG CCTCCACAAATGGGCTCTATGGGGATGATGAATCCGCCCACCATGATGTACTCGCAGCCTGTGATGAGGCCACCCAACCCTTTCGGCTCTGTGTCGAGCGCTCAGGTGGGTGCACCGCAGTCTGACTGCTCCACCACGCTGCTGCACAATGAA CCCTCCGCAGCCTCTAGTCCTTCCAGCCAGAGTCCTCTCCGAGCCCCTGGACAGGACCCGTTTGCACACCTCTCTCTCAAGGATTTCTTGTAG